The Verrucomicrobiota bacterium genome contains the following window.
TCCACCCTGTACTTTCCAAAAGTATAATCCACGCCGAAGTCCACAACTGACTGCGTTTCTGATAGAGGACGCTCCCCAAAATTGCTCAATGAATAGCGGTCCAGCTCTCCAATAAAGGAAACTCCACCACGAATACCAAAGCCGTCTCCATTTTCATCTTTCATGTTGTATTTAGCGAAGACATTAGCACTCCAATCGGGGACAAACCGTATAGGACGAGTATCATCCGGGTCTGGGGTCGTTGGATTCGGTTGCTGAGAATCCATTGTTCCAAATGAGAAATTGACCGAAAACTTTTCCGTTAGTTGACCAATTAATTCAGCTTCCCAACCCTTTACAGTGTCTCCGTTTGTGAAGACCGTTTCTATTACAATAGTACTGTTTCCGCTTCCCGGAGGCGTTTCTCGATCTCTACTTTCGCTTGTCGTCGTTCCCGTTCTTTGAATCTTGAAGTAGCCAAGAGAATAATATAATTTATTTTCTAACAATCTCCCTTTTATACCGATATCCGAAGATTCTATAGTGGAGTCAGCGGAAATGGTTTCACCAACTCTTGGATCATCAGGGCTCAATCCGGCTGGAAAACGGAGAACTGTCCTCGTTCCGTCATTGCGCTCACTACCAGATGCATAGAATGATAATTTCTCGGAAACGCGAAAACTTCCACCATAGCGTTGCGAGGGAGCAGCCGTACCTTCATTATTGGTCATGTCACCGGTCAACCTGTTTTTAAAACTATTATCGAAATAAGAGCGTCGCCACCCGTATAACAGCCGAAGACGGTCTTCGAACATTTTTAATTCCTGATTAATATAAACATTCCAGTTATTCGAGGAAGAAATGGAGTTTTGCGTAAGGGTATATCCGTCTTCCAATGCATCACTGTGGTTCTCGTAGGCGTTAAAATTGGGATGCGCTAAATTAAAATACCGAAGTTCTTCCTTGACCGTATAGGCCCGTCGAACTCCATCTGAATCGGATTCCGTATAACTATATCCAACCTGGGTGATTGGACGCAGGTCAAAATTCCCTATCTTAAATTCGGGTTCCCAGGCAAGATCCCCCACAAAGGATACAACATCGTCTTCCGACTCAAACCATCTGTAACCCAGTCTTTTATATATCCCGTGCAAGTTGCCAGGATCCGCCGGATTTGTATCCGCCGAGGTCAATATATTCCCTCCACCCCAAAAAACAGTTCTCCGGTGATCGGTTTTACGATGCTGCAAAACTTGCCGGAAGAACAAATCGTCAGAAATATTGTAATTGAATTGAAATTTAGATACCAGGGTATCGTCTTTGTGCCCACTCGACCCACCTGGGCTTACATGCATGCCCCAATCCAAATCCAACGCGGTAATGGGGTCGTCATCGGAGGCTAATGCTGGAAAAAGCTTTCGAAACTTTGCGGGCATGAGGGTAAAACCCGTGCCAAATCCTCCGATGGGAAGGTCGCTGAAAAGATATTCCCCATTAAACAGTAGTTCCGCTTTATCGGATATGGCCCAACGCAATGAAGGATAGATACGAGTGCCGCTGCCAGTTAGATCTTTCAGAAATTCTCCTTTCTTGAAATAGGCCGCAACCACTCTTGCCGCTACAGCCTCATTAATTTCAAAATTATAGTCCACTTCCGCGCGGTAATGAGCAAATGACCCAACAATTGCCCGGTAACTGCCACCAGTTTTTCCATAAACCGGCTTTTTCAATATGAAATTCATCACACCGGAATTGCCACCTCCGCCTAAAGCGGCCGAAGGTACACCCTTGATTATCTCAACCCGGTCATATCCTACCATATCGCGACGATAGGTCCCGACTTCCACACCGTCAACAAAGGCACTATTATTTTCAAATCCTCGCATCAGGTAAAGCATCGCCAGGAGCCAAGGCATTGGCACTATTCCTAATATTAGTATTTGAAACATACTGAATGGAATCCTGCAAAGTTATGGCATTTATATCTTTAAGGAATTCTTGTGTCAAAATATTTACAGTCTGAATGATTTCCGTAAGATCGCGATTCGAACGAGTCCCTACGGTCGTGTTTGTTATATTATATGCGCCTTCAGGTGATTCTGAAATTTCAAAAGGCTTTAAGGTTACGACTTCACCAGATTCATCAGACTGAGCCCATGCAATCGATGTTGCTGTAAAAGCAAGCAACAACGAGCACAAGTGGATTATTTTCGATGTATATCTCAATAATGTCACTTTATGAGTTAAACCGCTTATGAGTAGACATTGAGTAGTATTTTTCATGCAGATAGGTTTCAGGTTTTATTATCAGTTATTTAGGTCATTACCTTATATCTCTTATAAACAAAAATGTGAATTCTTAATTCCACAGAATTTTCAAAAAACAAAGGGTATTCCTAAGAAATGGGGCAAGGTGAAGTTTTTACAGTTAAATTCGTTTTGCAGCGAAGAATTGGTTTCCAATTTTGTTTCGC
Protein-coding sequences here:
- a CDS encoding TonB-dependent receptor; translated protein: MPWLLAMLYLMRGFENNSAFVDGVEVGTYRRDMVGYDRVEIIKGVPSAALGGGGNSGVMNFILKKPVYGKTGGSYRAIVGSFAHYRAEVDYNFEINEAVAARVVAAYFKKGEFLKDLTGSGTRIYPSLRWAISDKAELLFNGEYLFSDLPIGGFGTGFTLMPAKFRKLFPALASDDDPITALDLDWGMHVSPGGSSGHKDDTLVSKFQFNYNISDDLFFRQVLQHRKTDHRRTVFWGGGNILTSADTNPADPGNLHGIYKRLGYRWFESEDDVVSFVGDLAWEPEFKIGNFDLRPITQVGYSYTESDSDGVRRAYTVKEELRYFNLAHPNFNAYENHSDALEDGYTLTQNSISSSNNWNVYINQELKMFEDRLRLLYGWRRSYFDNSFKNRLTGDMTNNEGTAAPSQRYGGSFRVSEKLSFYASGSERNDGTRTVLRFPAGLSPDDPRVGETISADSTIESSDIGIKGRLLENKLYYSLGYFKIQRTGTTTSESRDRETPPGSGNSTIVIETVFTNGDTVKGWEAELIGQLTEKFSVNFSFGTMDSQQPNPTTPDPDDTRPIRFVPDWSANVFAKYNMKDENGDGFGIRGGVSFIGELDRYSLSNFGERPLSETQSVVDFGVDYTFGKYRVDAYVKNAFDDTFMTVRVNTPRQIGVSLSGEF